The following is a genomic window from uncultured Propionivibrio sp..
GCGACGCAGGAAGGCGCGGTCCTCGTCGACGCGCGCCGACAACTCGCAAAACGCCTGCTCGGCCGCTGCGGCATCGCCGCCCTCGGCGACCGCACGCCAGCGCGCGATCTCGGCATCGCGCCGGACAAGTTCAAAGCGCGTGTCGATCAGACCGATACGGTCGACAATCGCCTCGAGCTTGGTCGCCTTGTCGACGACATGCACTGGCGTCGTCACCTTGCCGCAATCGTGCAGCATCGCCGCGATCTTGAGTTCGTAGCGATCCTGCTCGCTCAGCGAAAAATCGGCCAGCGGCCCGTCGCGCACGCTGTCGGCAGCGTCTGCGAGCATCATCGTCAGCGTCGGCACCCGCTGGCAATGCCCGCCGGTATACGGCGATTTTTCGTCGATGGCGAGGTTGATCAGGCTGATGAACGACTCGAACAGCATCTCCAGCTGAACCAGAAGCAAGCGGTTCGTCAGTGCCACCGCAGCCTGCGACGCCAGCGACTCGGCCAGATGCTGGTCGGCCAGCGAAAACTCGCGCACCGTGCCGGTCTCCGGGTCGATCGCGTTGATCAACTGGAGCACACCGATAATCTCGCGTTCATGGTTCTTCATCGGCACGGTCAGGAAGGACTTCGAGCGATAACCGGTCGACGCATCGAAACGGCGTGTGCCGGAAAAATCGAAGCCCGCCTCGGAATAGGCGTCGGCGATATTGACGGTGGCACCATGCACCGCTGAATACGCGGCCACCATCGAACTGTTTTCGGAGCCATCCTCGCGATACAGCGCCAGATCCTGGAACTGCGCCGAGATCGGCTGCCCGGTGGTACCGCCGAAAGCAATGCCGAGCGAATCGGTGCGCAGGATCGCGAAGCGCAGCGCGCGGCCGTCTTCGCGCATGCGGTAGAGCGTCCCGCCGTCGGCGTGCGTGATCGCCTTGGCCGCCAGAAGGATATTTTCGAGCAGGCGATCGATATTCCGCTCACTCGACAGCGACGCACCGATCGTGTTGAGTTGCTCGAAGCGATCGAGCAGGGTGTCTTGGCTGTCCATACAACGGGCTCCTATTTGATGCAGACCGCACGCACCTGTTTGATATCGGTGATGCCGGCAAGGACTTTCTCGATACCGTCCATCTTCAATGTGCGCATGCCTTCGCTGACGGCAGTCGTCAGCAGCTCGGCAACGCGCGCATGTTCCTGGATCTGCTTCTTGAGAGCGTCGCTGCCAATCAGCAATTCGTGCAAACCGATCCGGCCCTTGTAGCCGGAACCGCCGCAGGCATCACAGCCCTTGGCGCGTTGCAGGGTGAAGTGCCCGTCCTTGCCGAACTGCCGAACCCAGTCCCGATAGACCGCATCGGCAGCCACCTCCGGATCGGCCCGCCAATGTTCGGCGGCGGAGAGTTCCTCGCAGTATTCGTGCAGCAACTGGCGGATTTCGTCATCCGTCGGCACATAGGACTCCTTGCAGGCCGAGCACAGACGCTTGGCAAGCCGTTGGGCGAGGATGCCGAGCAACGCGTCGGCAAAGTTGAAGGGGTCCATGCCCATGTCAAGCAGTCGGTTGATCGATTCCGGCGCGCTGTTGGTGTGAAGCGTGGCAAACACCAGGTGGCCGGTCAGCGACGCCTCGATGCCGATCGACACCGTTTCCTTGTCACGCATTTCGCCGACCATGATGACATCAGGATCGGCACGGAGGAAGGCCCGCATGACCGTCGCGAAATCGAGACCGGCCTTCTTGTTCACCTGCACCTGGCGCAAACCCTTCTGCGTGATTTCGACGGGATCTTCCGCTGTCCAAATCTTCGTTTCGGGCGTGTTGATGTGATGCAGGATCGAATGCAAGGTCGTCGTCTTGCCCGACCCCGTCGGTCCGCAAACAAAAAAGAGGCCGTAGGGTTTGTTCACCGTTTCCTTGAGCCGTTCGAGATTGCCGGGCGCAACGCCGAGCTTTTCGAGCGGAATGGGTTCGCCGGCGGCCAGAATGCGCATGACAATATCTTCGACGCCGCCCGCCGACGGAATCGTCGCGACGCGCAACTCGATGTCGAGCGGTCCGAATTTCTTGAATTTGATCTTGCCGTCCTGCGGCTTGCGCTTCTCGGAAATATCGAGATCGCACATGATCTTGATCCGCGCCACCAGCGCGTTTCGATACGACGCGGGAATTTCGATATAGACGCCGAGCGTGCCGTCCTTGCGGAAGCGGATCTGCGTTTTCTCCTTGCCCGGACGCGGTTCGATGTGAATGTCCGAGGCCCCTTGCTGATAGGCTTCGACGATGATCTTGTTGACCAGCCTGACCAACTCGTTGTCGGCGGCGGCAGAAAGTTCATCCGAGGCGCCTGCTCCGATCTCGGCGTCTTCATCGTCGAGCCCCGAGAGCATCTCGCCGACCGACCCCATGTCCGACAGGGCGCCGAAGAACTGTTCAATCGCCTTGACGAACTCCGCGCAAGTGGTGACGCGATAACTGATCCGGCACTTGGGGAACACGTTGTTGGCAATGCGCGAGCTGCGGATGCGTTCGGGATCGAGCGTCAGCACGACGATGCCGTCGGAATTCTCCTCGATCGGCAACCAGGCATTGGCTTCGACATAATCACGCTTGAGATTCTTGAGCAGTTCCATCGGCTTGATCCGATCGATCTTGAACGGCTCGTAAGGTACGCCGAAAAACCGCGAAAGCGCGTCGCCGATGGCGGACAGCCGCACCTGGAATTCGGTGACGAGGACCTGTTCAAGATCGGCCGCCTGGCGACGCGCCGACCGTTGCGCCAAGTCCAGGTCGGCCGCGGAAATGATGCCGTCGGACACCAATGCGTCATACTTCGATTGTACGAAGGGGCGCGCCTTGAGCCGCTGGGTGAGCGCCACCGCGAGCGTTTGCGCCAGACTGTCGATCCCCTCCTCGGCCTCGGGCGGAAAGGGCGAGTCCGACAGCCGGTTGATCAACTGAATGACGCCAAGCAGTTCATGGCGGCCGGCATCGACGATCGGCGCCACCAACATCTGCTTGGAGCGATAGCCGGTACGGCGATCGACCTCCTTGAGGAAGTGCAAGCCGGCGCTGTACTGGCGAAGTTCGCCCTCGTCATAGACGTCGCGGAGATTCACACGCCGCTGCATGGTGGCAACATAACCGGCAATGCTCTGCTCGGTAATCGGCAAACGGATGTCCTTGAACGAATTGAGTCCGGTCTTGAGCTTGGAGACGATGCTCTGCCGATCCTCGCCGACGACATACAGCGTCAGGCGATCGCACTCGAACAAGCGACAGATGTCCGGCGACATCTCAAGCATGATTTCATCGACGTTATTGGTCGCATGAATCTTGTTGGTAACGACCTGCAGCGCCTTCAAGAAGGCCAGCCGGCGGTCAATTTCCACAGAGCCTGGAATTCCCATGGTTCACGCCAGAATAAGTATGCTGTTTTTATAAAGAGCGGTTGCCCGCTCGTCGCCCCACCTTTTGCTAAAACGACCCTGCGGATATCCCGCAGGGATTAGAACTCGAAGACATGATCATTCTGCAGCATCTGCGGGCAAACATGCCCGGCACAATCTGCGATTTCACTCATGATCAGATCGATCTGCCCCGGCTTCAGATGCGAGACATATACCTCCGGCGCCACCGTCATCCGGGCAAGTTCCTCGGCCAGCATGCTCGGACACAGATGCATGGATACCGCCGCGAGATTGCGCTCACGATTCGAAAATGCCGTTTCGATCAACAGATAGCGCAGGTTCTCGATCCGGTTAAGCAGCGGCCAGAAGGCATCGTTGACCGTCGTATCGCCGGTAAAAACGAGGCTGGCCGCCCCCGAATTCAGGTGATAGCCGACTGCCGGAACAGTATGCAAGGCGGGCATCGCCGTAATCATGCGCGATCCGAAATGCAGGGTTTCGCCGACGCTGATCGTCTGGTACTGCATCACCGGCCGGTCGCGAATCGAGATTTCGCTGAAATCCGGCCAGATGGCCCAATTGAAGATGTGGTTACGCAGGATATCCAGCGTCGGTGCGATCGCATGCACCGTAACCGGCGTTTCGCGCAAATCGGCAATCGAGTCAACCATCAGTGGCAACGCGGCAATGTGATCGAGGTGTGAATGGGTGACGAACACATGATCGATCTTGGCGAGTTCAGCCAGTGTCAGGTCGTCCACGCCGGTGCCTGCATCGATCAGGATGTCATCGTCCACCAGCATCGACGTCGTGCGCAGATGCTTCCCGCCAATGCCGCCATTACAACCGAGAATCCTGACTTTCATCACACTTCCTTTCTTGCGCTCCCGATCACTTGGTCTCGAAGGTCGTCACACCGTCCCAGGCCGCACCGGGCGGCTCCAACCGGTAACGTGCGACGCGATCGACGTAAAGCCGATAGAGAGAACACTCGGGATTCTGTTTCAGCAGAAATTCAAGTTGCGCGCCGGCGGCATCCCAATCCTGACGGCGATAATCGTCCAGCGCCTGATGCCACCGGGACAGCGTTTCAACAACCGTTGCGTCGACGTCACCGACAAGCCCCAGCGGCTCGAAAATCGCCACCGGCGCATCCTTGCCCTTGACGCGGACCCGATCGAGTTCCCGGTAAATGACGCCGTCGCACTGCGCCCGGGTCGTTTCGCTGACGATGATACCAACACCATATTGCTTGGTAATCCCCTCGAGACGGGAACCGAGATTGACCGCATCACCCATCACCGTATAGGACTTGCGCACGATCGAGCCCATGTCCCCGACCGTCATCGTGCCGGTATTGATGCCGACGCCGATATGCAGAACGGGCCATCCGCGCGCCTGAAAGGGCGCATCGAGCGAGCGCAGCGCCTTCTGCATTTCTAGCGCCGTCAGAACGGCACGGCACGCGTGCTCCGGATCGGCGACCGGCGCACCCCAAAAAGCCATGATGGCATCACCGATGTACTTGTCGAGGGTCCCGCGATTCTTCTGAACGATCTGCGTCATTGCGCCGAGATACTCGTTCATCAACTGGGTCAGTTCCTTGGAGTCGAGACCTTCCGAAATACTGGTAAAACCGCGCACATCGGAAAAAAGAACCGTCAGTTCTTCCTTCTTGCCTTCCATGCTGTAACGCTCCGGGTCTCGCGCCATCTCGTCAACCAGTTCGGGCGGCACATACTGGCCGAACAACTCGGTAAACTGCCGCTTGCTGCGCGACTCGACGAAATAGCCCCACGACATATTGAGCGCATAGAGTGACAGGATCAGCACGATCTGGGCCGCCAGCGGCAAGACCACCCCGGATGACCAGAGCATCACGTTGAGCGTCGTCACGCCGGCCAGAACGGCGAACGCCAGCAGACTCGCCCGCAACGGCGACAGGATCGGCAACAGCAGGCTCAAGAGTAGCGCCGTGACGGCCACCAGTACCGTGTCAACGCCGATTGCATAGGGCGGTTTCTGCGACAGCGTCCCATCAAGCATGCCGG
Proteins encoded in this region:
- a CDS encoding HD domain-containing phosphohydrolase, producing MDSQDTLLDRFEQLNTIGASLSSERNIDRLLENILLAAKAITHADGGTLYRMREDGRALRFAILRTDSLGIAFGGTTGQPISAQFQDLALYREDGSENSSMVAAYSAVHGATVNIADAYSEAGFDFSGTRRFDASTGYRSKSFLTVPMKNHEREIIGVLQLINAIDPETGTVREFSLADQHLAESLASQAAVALTNRLLLVQLEMLFESFISLINLAIDEKSPYTGGHCQRVPTLTMMLADAADSVRDGPLADFSLSEQDRYELKIAAMLHDCGKVTTPVHVVDKATKLEAIVDRIGLIDTRFELVRRDAEIARWRAVAEGGDAAAAEQAFCELSARVDEDRAFLRRVNIGGEAMSPEEQARVREISKRYSWVNPAGERADFLSDNEIENLSIRAGTLTAEEREVINHHVVASIRMLESLPWPKHLRHVPEYAGGHHERIDGKGYPKGLRGDQMSVQARIMGIADIFEALTARDRPYKPAMSVDKAMRIMENMAATGHIDPALFEVFRREKVHERYAQQFLGDAPPPPG
- a CDS encoding GspE/PulE family protein is translated as MGIPGSVEIDRRLAFLKALQVVTNKIHATNNVDEIMLEMSPDICRLFECDRLTLYVVGEDRQSIVSKLKTGLNSFKDIRLPITEQSIAGYVATMQRRVNLRDVYDEGELRQYSAGLHFLKEVDRRTGYRSKQMLVAPIVDAGRHELLGVIQLINRLSDSPFPPEAEEGIDSLAQTLAVALTQRLKARPFVQSKYDALVSDGIISAADLDLAQRSARRQAADLEQVLVTEFQVRLSAIGDALSRFFGVPYEPFKIDRIKPMELLKNLKRDYVEANAWLPIEENSDGIVVLTLDPERIRSSRIANNVFPKCRISYRVTTCAEFVKAIEQFFGALSDMGSVGEMLSGLDDEDAEIGAGASDELSAAADNELVRLVNKIIVEAYQQGASDIHIEPRPGKEKTQIRFRKDGTLGVYIEIPASYRNALVARIKIMCDLDISEKRKPQDGKIKFKKFGPLDIELRVATIPSAGGVEDIVMRILAAGEPIPLEKLGVAPGNLERLKETVNKPYGLFFVCGPTGSGKTTTLHSILHHINTPETKIWTAEDPVEITQKGLRQVQVNKKAGLDFATVMRAFLRADPDVIMVGEMRDKETVSIGIEASLTGHLVFATLHTNSAPESINRLLDMGMDPFNFADALLGILAQRLAKRLCSACKESYVPTDDEIRQLLHEYCEELSAAEHWRADPEVAADAVYRDWVRQFGKDGHFTLQRAKGCDACGGSGYKGRIGLHELLIGSDALKKQIQEHARVAELLTTAVSEGMRTLKMDGIEKVLAGITDIKQVRAVCIK
- a CDS encoding 3',5'-cyclic-nucleotide phosphodiesterase, which gives rise to MKVRILGCNGGIGGKHLRTTSMLVDDDILIDAGTGVDDLTLAELAKIDHVFVTHSHLDHIAALPLMVDSIADLRETPVTVHAIAPTLDILRNHIFNWAIWPDFSEISIRDRPVMQYQTISVGETLHFGSRMITAMPALHTVPAVGYHLNSGAASLVFTGDTTVNDAFWPLLNRIENLRYLLIETAFSNRERNLAAVSMHLCPSMLAEELARMTVAPEVYVSHLKPGQIDLIMSEIADCAGHVCPQMLQNDHVFEF
- a CDS encoding adenylate/guanylate cyclase domain-containing protein, yielding MRRNLVRIFLGLLFGAVLLVHAAKVVQIPLLNTLDAFIYDARLRLTTEGGVDDRVVIIDLDERSLAEVGRWPWSRNTMAMLVDRLFDEYGIAVLGFDVVFAEPDNSSGLRSLDALAGGELRGDLAFKSSLGRLRDSLDYDRKFAESLRGHANVLGYYFSNADDARQSGVLPPPALAADAFAGRPIAFTRWNGFGANLAEFQKSAAAAGHFNPLIDFDGVSRRVPMLVEHNGEYYESLSLAVVRSLLGKPPIWPGFPEDGPATGGDYGGLEWLDLPTAKGTLRIPVDENVAALIPFRGRQGSFPYLSAVDVLRGRLAPDRLRGRVALIGTTAPGLMDLRSTPVGSAYPGVEIHANLIAGMLDGTLSQKPPYAIGVDTVLVAVTALLLSLLLPILSPLRASLLAFAVLAGVTTLNVMLWSSGVVLPLAAQIVLILSLYALNMSWGYFVESRSKRQFTELFGQYVPPELVDEMARDPERYSMEGKKEELTVLFSDVRGFTSISEGLDSKELTQLMNEYLGAMTQIVQKNRGTLDKYIGDAIMAFWGAPVADPEHACRAVLTALEMQKALRSLDAPFQARGWPVLHIGVGINTGTMTVGDMGSIVRKSYTVMGDAVNLGSRLEGITKQYGVGIIVSETTRAQCDGVIYRELDRVRVKGKDAPVAIFEPLGLVGDVDATVVETLSRWHQALDDYRRQDWDAAGAQLEFLLKQNPECSLYRLYVDRVARYRLEPPGAAWDGVTTFETK